Proteins from a single region of Antechinus flavipes isolate AdamAnt ecotype Samford, QLD, Australia chromosome 2, AdamAnt_v2, whole genome shotgun sequence:
- the LOC127549155 gene encoding olfactory receptor 4F15-like, with amino-acid sequence MSVRRTVSMDKTNDSVVTEFVLLGLSASLEMKILLFLFIFSFYVGIVLGNLFIVFTVVCDPHLHSPMYFLLANLSFIDLGLSSTTAPRMITDIFSEHKAISFPGCMIQMFFVHVMGGTEMVLLIAMAYDRYTAICKPLHYLTIMSRKTCICFVVTAWVIGVIHAVSQFVCIVNLPFCGPNKIDSFYCDFPRVAELACTDSNWVEHVVTANSGLISMGTFFLLIMSYIFILVTVRHHSSAGLSKAFSTLSAHITVVFLFFAPCFFMYVWEFPTLSLDKFLAVLDFVVTPLLNPAIYTFRNKDMKVAMKRLSRKIVSSKETS; translated from the coding sequence ATGTCTGTTAGGAGAACTGTCTCAATGGATAAAACAAATGACTCTGTGGTAACTGAATTTGTGCTCCTGGGACTGTCTGCTTCTTTGGAGATGAagattcttcttttcttatttattttttcattctatgtGGGAATTGTGTTGGGAAACCTTTTCATTGTATTCACTGTGGTTTGTGACCCTCACCTACACTCCCCCATGTACTTCTTGCTGGCCAACCTCTCCTTCATTGACTTGGGTCTATCTTCTACCACAGCCCCAAGGATGATCACTGACATTTTCAGTGAGCATAAGGCAATTTCTTTCCCAGGGTGTATGATACAGATGTTCTTTGTTCATGTCATGGGAGGAACTGAGATGGTCCTACTCATAGCCATGGCTTATGACAGATACACAGCCATCTGCAAGCCCCTCCACTATTTGACCATAATGAGCCGTAAAACATGTATTTGTTTTGTAGTGACTGCCTGGGTGATTGGAGTGATCCATGCTGTGTCTCAGTTTGTTTGCATTGTAAACTTGCCCTTCTGTGGCCCTAACAAGATTGATAGCTTTTACTGTGATTTTCCTCGGGTGGCAGAACTTGCCTGTACAGATAGCAACTGGGTAGAGCATGTGGTCACTGCTAACAGTGGGCTCATTTCTATGGGGACCTTCTTCCTCTTAATCATGTCCTACATCTTCATCCTTGTCACTGTGAGACATCACTCTTCTGCTGGTTTGTCCAAGGCTTTCTCCACGCTATCAGCTCACATCACTGTggtgtttttgttctttgctccATGTTTCTTTATGTATGTATGGGAATTCCCCACCTTATCATTGGATAAATTTTTGGCCGTTCTTGACTTTGTTGTTACCCCACTTTTGAATCCTGCCATCTATACATTTAGGAACAAGGACATGAAGGTGGCAATGAAAAGACTGAGCAGGAAAATTGTAAGTTCCAAGGAGACATCATGa